A DNA window from Brachionichthys hirsutus isolate HB-005 chromosome 10, CSIRO-AGI_Bhir_v1, whole genome shotgun sequence contains the following coding sequences:
- the pigw gene encoding phosphatidylinositol-glycan biosynthesis class W protein, with translation MSQRELKEAFVRDLNGTSLLEVALGSFLSPLCLIARGLVLILYYQANKTHLPPLPVICHLLLDFSLLILPLVLSCTLLSSHLHEVAAIATIVLACLLWYIYRFSSRPSSRRPANAASAFLQSRVRLHRVPFVTLFRVFVNVKTAISILAVDFSVFPRRYAKTETYGTGVMDYGVGAFVFANALVCREARRKNTSGSKMKRVAQQILSVWPLFAVGMGRLLSVKMTGYHEHVTEYGVHWNFFFTLAIVRVATSVIFTVLPASQSWIFALLISGIYQFTLDTSGLKEFIIHNDDRGKDFLHANKEGIFSLVGYVAIYMAGVQVGVYVMQPRSQVRQWLRALFNLLLGCFVLYAALCICETLVEPVSRRLANLPFCMWSVAQSLFLMSTLGLADMLLLFSQRTSGCRVVPSSWTVCDKQTDSVSGEKPVEIERYCFIQAVSRNQLLYFLLANVLTGLTNFLMDTIHCSSLISVCVLLLYMFANCTVMYVLHLRGITVKLW, from the coding sequence ATGTCTCAGAGGGAACTGAAGGAGGCTTTCGTCCGTGATCTGAATGGGACCAGCCTGCTAGAGGTGGCACTGGGCTCTTTCCTGAGCCCGCTCTGCCTCATCGCCAGAGGACTGGTTCTGATTCTCTACTATCAGGCCAACAAGACACATCTGCCACCACTTCCTGTGATTTGTCACCTGCTTTTGGACTTCTCTTTGCTCATTCTTCCTCTTGTCTTGTCATGCACCCTTCTGAGCAGCCACCTCCACGAGGTCGCCGCCATCGCAACGATCGTTTTGGCTTGTCTGCTGTGGTACATCTATCGATTCAGCAGCCGTCCTTCCAGTCGGCGCCCCGCGAACGCCGCAAGCGCCTTCCTTCAAAGTCGCGTTCGATTGCACCGTGTTCCCTTTGTAACTCTCTTCAGAGTTTTTGTCAATGTGAAAACAGCCATCAGCATTCTCGCTGTGGATTTCAGTGTCTTCCCGAGGCGATATGCTAAGACGGAAACCTACGGCACGGGGGTGATGGACTACGGCGTCGGAGCATTTGTCTTTGCAAATGCCCTCGTCTGTCGGGAGGCGAGGAGGAAAAACACCTCGGGATCCAAAATGAAGCGCGTCGCGCAGCAgatcctgtctgtctggccgcTGTTTGCTGTCGGTATGGGACGGCTGCTTAGCGTCAAAATGACTGGCTACCATGAGCACGTGACGGAATATGGTGTCCACTGGAATTTCTTCTTCACGCTAGCCATCGTCAGAGTTGCCACTTCTGTGATTTTCACTGTTTTACCCGCCAGTCAATCGTGGATCTTTGCCCTTCTGATAAGTGGAATTTATCAGTTTACTCTGGACACATCTGGGCTGAAGGAATTCATCATCCACAATGATGACAGAGGAAAGGACTTTCTGCACGCTAACAAGGAGGGTATATTTTCCCTAGTGGGCTATGTAGCCATTTATATGGCAGGAGTTCAGGTGGGAGTCTATGTGATGCAACCCCGGTCCCAGGTTAGACAGTGGCTCAGAGCACTTTTTAATCTCCTTTTGGGATGTTTTGTTCTTTACGCCGCTTTGTGCATATGTGAGACGCTTGTGGAGCCCGTGTCACGCCGCTTAGCGAATCTACCTTTTTGCATGTGGAGTGTTGCtcagtctttgtttttaatgtccACCCTCGGATTGGCCGATATGCTCTTACTGTTTTCACAAAGAACATCTGGGTGTCGCGTCGTACCTTCGTCTTGGACTGTGTGCGATAAACAGACAGATTCAGTCTCCGGGGAAAAGCCGGTTGAAATAGAAAGATACTGCTTTATTCAAGCCGTCAGCAGAAAtcagttgttgtattttttacTTGCAAATGTCCTGACAGGATTAACCAACTTCTTAATGGATACTATTCATTGCAGTAGTTTAATTTCAGTGTGCGTTTTGCTGTTGTACATGTTCGCGAATTGCACTGTAATGTATGTTTTGCATCTACGTGGAATAACTGTGAAACTCTGGTAa
- the vkorc1l1 gene encoding vitamin K epoxide reductase complex subunit 1-like protein 1, which produces MAAPVLRVSTPRWERVARLGVCLLGVLLSLYAFHVEREKARDPSFKAACDISSDISCSKVFSSRWGRGFGLLGSVFGNDSALNQPNSVYGIVFYAFQLLLGMTVSAMAALILMTTSILSVVGSLYLGYILYFVLKDLCVICITTYALNFILFILNYKRLVYLNEAWKQQLQEKQD; this is translated from the exons ATGGCGGCGCCCGTCCTGAGAGTGTCCACCCCTCGGTGGGAAAGAGTAGCCCGGCTTGGCGTCTGCCTGCTGGGCGTCCTGCTGTCGCTCTACGCCTTTCACGTCGAGCGGGAAAAGGCACGGGATCCGAGTTTCAAGGCGGCGTGCGACATCAGCAGCGACATCAGCTGCTCGAAAGTGTTCAGCTCGAG GTGGGGTCGAGGATTTGGACTTTTGGGCTCAGTTTTTGGAAACGACAGTGCACTGAATCAACCCAACAGTGTCTACGGGATTGTCTTCTATGCCTTCCAGCTTTTACTAG GAATGACTGTCAGTGCAATGGCCGCCCTTATTCTCATGACGACGTCCATCTTGTCTGTGGTCGGCTCGCTGTACCTGGGCTACATCCTCTATTTTGTCCTGAAGGACCTCTGCGTCATCTGCATCACCACATATGCACTGAACTTCATTCTCTTTATTCTCAACTACAAGCGACTGGTTTACTTGAACGAAGCCTggaagcagcagcttcaggaaaAGCAAGACTGA
- the LOC137900069 gene encoding unconventional myosin-XIX encodes MSSTDKRNVGEGFWNGGRPEKRFNQRVRVPQQPINDSLEGEIQAFLTDEDRLHTYDDLTKVNPVTPPTVLKCLQARYRLNVFYTQAGCTLVALNPFRPIPELYSLDVMKEYHRAPRPQEFKPHIFIVAEEAYRNVQGQLEPVNQSLVVSGESGAGKTWTSRCLMKYYATVAASSSVMKSQDTVERVERRVLDSNPIMEAFGNARTLRNNNSSRFGKYIQLQLDRCHLLVGASLQTYLLEKTRVACQPANERNFHIFYQMMKGATDAQRKEWNIPLGQYFAWLPNSEEAIEEDCFEATLEAMLHLGIDVGRRKQIFRTLAGILQLGNVSFTSSSDESQPCNPDEQSKGSLQSAAELLCVPPEELQTCLRVRTLKAGKQSVLKPCSLSECSTRRDCLAKVIYARLFEWLVTFINDSIRADESAWCNFIGVLDVYGFECFRSNNLEQLCINYANEKLQQHFVAHYLRAQQEEYVSEGLRWSFVKYRDNQRCLDLIEGSPISVFALLDEETRLNRASDARTFRVRLEKELCDNADISWDKFSREPHFTVKHYAGKVNYQIQGMVEKNKDPVPPELIDLLQKSGNLLLHQIFTGMEKENPNSKGLSKVTVVSKFKNSLESLMRILHTSTPHYTRCIKPNPECKPLTFHKEAVMLQLEACGIVETIRISAAGFPIRIPFQGFMQRYGLIAKYAEGIISGNRFPDVEAERRGVQKLLGVVSCNETFARSHDLESEKHHPRVHCGRTKVFLTQSMLDLLEDRRKRILSRCAFCIQCCWRRHQRRTCHARRRAVTLIQAAVRSWLVRREVQRWNRAAAVIQGTWRKWRTLLKSLAEDELDDAQDLAEESVPALNPVLRERGSVQLSSMEEPVTVRGWPMGLALASALASAPSVTVSLTATGLQKMMSVMASLSLPSRRGAYKVETNQYTRGLASIRAQPKGSVKLHYQRSPLLYADRQPDVKSDVTGFNEILLEKRP; translated from the exons ATGAGTTCTACGGACAAACGTAACGTCGGAGAGGGATTTTGGAATGGAGGGAGACCG GAGAAAAGGTTCAACCAGAGGGTCCGCGTTCCTCAGCAGCCCATAAATGATTCGCTGGAGGGAGAAATTCAGGCCTTCCTCACTGATGAAGACCGGCTCCACACTTACGACGACCTGACCAAAGTCAACCCGGTGACCCCGCCGACAG TGCTGAAATGTCTGCAGGCCCGGTACAGATTGAACGTCTTTTACACCCAGGCTGGCTGCACCTTGGTGGCTCTCAACCCCTTCCGGCCAATCCCGGAGCTCTACTCTCTGGACGTGATGAAGGAGTATCACCGCGCTCCTCGGCCCCag GAGTTCAAACCGCATATCTTCATCGTGGCGGAAGAGGCCTACAGGAACGTGCAGGGTCAGCTGGAACCAGTGAACCAGTCCTTGGTGGTCAGCGGTGAGAGCGGTGCGGGAAAG ACATGGACATCTCGATGCCTGATGAAATACTACGCCACCGTGGCGGCCTCTTCCTCGGTGATGAAGAGTCAGGACACGGTGGAGAGGGTAGAGCGGCGGGTGCTTGACTCCAACCCCATCATGGAAGCTTTCG GCAACGCTCGCACGCTGCGGAACAACAACAGCAGTCGCTTTGGGAAGTACATCCAGCTGCAGCTCGACAG GTGTCACCTGTTGGTGGGGGCGTCTCTGCAGACCTACCTGCTGGAGAAGACCAGGGTGGCCTGCCAGCCAGCTAATGAGAGGAACTTCCACATCTTCTACCAG ATGATGAAAGGGGCCACAGACGCGCAGAGGAAAGAGTGGAACATACCGCTCGGCCAATATTTCGCATGGCTGCCAAATTCTGAGGAAGCAATTGAAG AGGATTGTTTTGAAGCGACGCTCGAGGCGATGCTTCATCTGGGCATCGATGTGGGAAGACGGAAGCAAATATTCAGG ACATTGGCAGGGATTCTGCAGTTGGGAAATGTGAGTTTCACCTCTTCCTCCGATGAATCCCAACCATGTAACCCTGATGAACAGTCCAAAG GCTCCTTGCAAAGCGCTGCTGAACTGCTCTGCGTTCCTCCTGAGGAGCTCCAGACATGTTTAAGGGTCAGGACGCTAAAGGCGGGCAAGCAGAGCGTGCTAAAGCCGTGTTCACTTTCAGAGTGCAGCACGAGGAGAGACTGTCTGGCCAAGGTCATCTACGCCCG GCTGTTTGAATGGCTGGTTACGTTCATCAACGACAGCATACGTGCAGACGAATCCGCTTGGTGCAACTTCATAG GCGTTTTAGACGTGTACGGCTTCGAGTGCTTCCGCAGTAATAACTTGGAGCAGCTGTGCATCAACTACGCCaacgagaagctgcagcagcactttGTGGCTCACTATCTCCGAGCGCAGCAG GAGGAGTACGTGTCGGAGGGGTTGCGGTGGTCCTTCGTCAAATACCGAGACAACCAGCGCTGTTTGGATCTCATCGAGGGAAGCCCCATCAGCgtgtttgctcttcttgatGAG GAGACTCGGCTCAATCGAGCCTCGGACGCGAGGACTTTCAGGGTCCGCCTGGAAAAGGAGCTCTGCGATAACGCCGACATCAGCTGGGACAAGTTTAGCCGGGAGCCGCACTTCACCGTGAAACATTATGCCGGCAAAGTCAACTACCAGATACAAGGGATGGTGGAGAAAAACAAG GACCCGGTGCCGCCGGAGCTCATCGACCTGCTTCAGAAGTCTGGcaacctcctgctccaccagaTCTTCACCGGCATGGAGAAGGAGAACCCGAACTCCAAAGGGCTCAGCAAAGTCACGGTGGTCTCCAAGTTCAAG AACTCTCTGGAGAGCCTCATGAGGATCCTGCACACCTCAACTCCTCACTACACTCGCTGCATCAAACCCAACCCTGAATGCAAGCCGCTGACCTTCCACAAGGAGGCG GtcatgctgcagctggaggcctGCGGGATTGTGGAGACTATTCGGATTAGTGCCGCTGGTTTCCCGATAAG aatcCCTTTCCAAGGCTTCATGCAACGTTATGGACTGATAGCAAAATACGCAGAGGGAATCATTTCAGGGAATCGCTTTCCTG ATGTGGAGGCGGAGCGCCGCGGCGTGCAGAAACTCCTCGGTGTCGTGTCGTGCAACGAGACGTTTGCGCGCTCGCACGACCTTGAAAGTGAAAAGCATCATCCACGGGTGCACTGTGGAAGGACTAAGGTTTTTCTCACCCAATCAATG CTCGATCTGCTGGAGGATCGGAGGAAGAGGATCCTGTCCCGGTGTGCCTTCTGCATTCAGTGCTGCTGGCGGCGGCACCAGCGCCGCACATGCCACGCCCGCCGGCGGGCTGTCACCCTTATCCAAGCAG CTGTGCGGTCCTGGCTGGTCAGGAGGGAGGTCCAGAGGTGGAACAGAGCGGCTGCTGTCATCCAGGGCACTTGGCGGAAATGGAGG ACATTATTAAAGTCCCTGGCTGAAGACGAGCTGGATGATGCTCAGGACCTTGCGGAGGAGAGCGTGCCAGCGTTGAACCCTGTTCTGAGGGAGCGAGGCTCAGTGCAGCTCTCCAGCATGGAGGAGCCCGTCACGGTGCGAGGGTGGCCGATGGGCCTGGCCCTCGCCTCGGCCCTGGCCTCGGCCCCGTCCGTCACCGTGTCGCTGACCGCCACCGGCCTGCAGAAGATGATGTCTGTGATGGCGTCCCTCAGCCTGCCCTCCAGGAGAGGAGCGTATAAGGTGGAGACCAACCAGTACACCCGGGGGCTCGCCTCCATACGCGCTCAACCCAAG GGATCTGTAAAGCTGCACTATCAACGATCTCCGCTTCTCTACGCTGACAGGCAGCCAGACGTAAAGAGCGACGTCACAGGCTTCAACGAGATCCTGCTGGAGAAACGTCCGTAA
- the ggnbp2 gene encoding gametogenetin-binding protein 2, protein MARLVAVCREGEEDYPFLARQIPLYVEDGLTMVMEFSDVALEVDSHNINMSHWKQFSQYHSKLKQKDLNIALMVTSREVYSMLAQLVPCVGCRRSVERLFSRLVESGNPALEPLAVKPTDRLSVTKACLADAKKLYSLFYVHGSKLNDIIDSIPKSKKNKRCQLHSLDTHKPKTFGGGWMDVWELMSQECRDEVVLVDSACLLETLETYLRKHRFCTDCKNKVLRAYSILIGEVDSTKEKRYRAFLYEGLCCCPHERHIHVCCDTDFIAHLLCRAEPEFAGGYECRERHAKTIDIAQEEVLTCVGIHLYERLHRIWQKLRAEEQTWQILFHLGIDALRKSFEMAVETMQGISRLEQFVEELSEEERAKELKQEKKRQKRKNRRKNKCSLDVSEREAEDEEKHLDEGSLDSVEGSCKVCGSHDEEEGEETGCDEIIATNGSTSCSCDTKQDLSAHSNGSDCGYSSCTEGSEKGSPEPSVTCSERICEHDETGEDSNVRHCAVDKEDGIDGCIGCWPLSEENPQRKSKKRDLYSNQGEAAMSDGNTTGLGSQSSHTGQTKGILSSLCSDTFASIALRLPWTARQRSLHAGPPEANGSLVELLDDSEVTSDEENCLTKDEIQAFLETNQSFYNNRYQYRQLLKDKFTNYCQTTKGSKPVCGKWFATTGVN, encoded by the exons atggcacGTCTGGTCGCGGTTTGCAGGGAAGGGGAAGAGGACTACCCTTTTCTTGCCAGACAGATTCCTCTATACGTCGAAGATGGTCTCACG ATGGTGATGGAGTTTTCTGATGTTGCCCTGGAAGTTGACAGCCACAATATAAATATGTCTCACTGGAAGCAATTTTCGCAG TATCACTCCAAGTTGAAGCAGAAGGACTTGAATATCGCTCTGATGGTGACATCCAGAGAAGTCTACAGCATGTTGGCTCAGCTGGTGCCATGTGTGGGCTGCAGACGAAGCGTGGAGCGCCTCTTCTCACGTTTAGTGGAGTCGGGGAACCCGGCTCTGGAGCCCCTCGCAGTCAAACCCACGGACAGGCTTTCTGTCACCAAAGCCTGTTTAGCAGACGCGAAGAAGTTGTACTCCCTGTTCTACGTCCATGG gtcAAAGTTGAATGACATCATTGACTCCATTCCAAAAAGTAAAAAGAACAAACGCTGTCAGTTGCACTCGTTGGACACTCATAAACCTAAAACGTTTGG GGGGGGCTGGATGGATGTTTGGGAGCTGATGTCTCAGGAGTGCAGAGACGAGGTGGTCCTAGTCGACAGTGCTTGTCTCCTGGAAACATTAGAGACGTACTTGCGCAAACACAG GTTTTGCACTGACTGTAAGAATAAAGTTCTGAGGGCATACAGCATCCTGATAGGGGAGGTGGACAGCACGAAGGAGAAGAGGTATCGTGCTTTCTTGTATGAGGGATTATGCTGCTGCCCCCATGAACGTCACATCCATGTTTGTTGTGACACCGACTTTATCGCTCACCTGCTGTGCCGGGCGGAGCCGGAATTTGCTGGAGGCTATGA atgcagagagagacaTGCGAAGACCATTGACATTGCACAAGAAGAGGTTCTGACCTGTGTGGGCATTCACCTCTACGAGCGGCTGCACAGGATCTGGCAGAAGTTacgagcagaggagcagacgtGGCAGATATTATTCCACCTGGGAATTGATGCTCTACGCAAAAGTTTTGAG ATGGCTGTGGAAACGATGCAGGGCATCAGTCGGCTGGAGCAGTTCGTTGAGGAGCTGTCTGAGGAGGAGCGGGCCAAAGAGTTGAAGCAGgaaaagaagaggcagaaacGGAAAAATCGACGCAAAAACAAGTGTAGCCTTGACGTGTCTGAACGGGAGGCAGAAGACGAGGAAAAACACCTGGATGAG GGTTCTCTCGACTCCGTCGAGGGATCTTGCAAGGTGTGTGGGAgccatgatgaggaggaaggggaggagactGGATGTGATGAGATCATCGCCACCAATGGAAGCACGTCTTGTAGCTGCGACACCAAACAAG ATTTATCGGCCCATAGCAACGGCAGCGACTGCGGCTACTCCTCGTGTACTGAAGGCAGTGAGAAAGGGTCTCCAGAACCCTCCGTCACCTGCTCGGAGAGAATATGCGAGCACGATGAAACCG GAGAGGACTCAAACGTTCGTCACTGTGCTGTAGACAAGGAGGACGGAATAGACGGCTGCATTGGTTGTTGGCCGCTTTCTGAGGAAAACCCTCAGCGCAAGAGTAAAAAAAGAGATTTGTACTCCAACCAG GGTGAAGCCGCAATGTCCGATGGGAACACAACTGGCCTCGGTTCACAATCGTCGCACACTGGCCAAACCAAAGGGATCTTATCCTCTTTATGTAGCGATACGTTTGCCAGCATTGCACTACGGTTACCATGGACGGCACGTCAGAGGAGCCTTCACGCCGGTCCTCCAGAGGCAAACGGCAGTCTCGTGGAACTTCTT GATGATTCAGAGGTGACTTCAGATGAAGAGAATTGTCTGACAAAAGATGAAATCCAAGCGTTTTTAGAAACAAACCAGTCCTTCTACAACAACCGCTACCAGTACCGACAACTCCTGAAGGACAAATTCACCAACTACTGCCAAACCACCAAGGGAAGCAAGCCAGTCTGTGGAAAGTGGTTTGCCACCACTGGTGTCAACTAA
- the znhit3 gene encoding zinc finger HIT domain-containing protein 3 — protein sequence MQFCGVCEVETTNYRCPVCQIRYCSLGCYKRHKDTCTPLEQPAPRGAKEAISTEQWNVEDLLKEEDVTDKVPLERLQLLGQSKELKDLLCNPHLRQIICSVNTADNKSDAMKAAMQEPLFVEFSDQCLKVVESEEKTLSNEEDAF from the exons ATGCAGTTCTGTGGCGTGTGTGAGGTGGAGACTACGAACTACAGATGTCCCGTCTGCCAAATAAGATA TTGTTCACTTGGCTGTTATAAGAGGCATAAAG ACACTTGCACCCCCTTAGAGCAGCCTGCACCTCGTGGAGCTAAAGAAGCCATCAGCACTG AACAATGGAATGTAGAGGATCTTCTAAAGGAAGAGGATGTAACGGACAAAGTGCCTCTTGAGAGACTTCAGCTCTTGG gTCAATCAAAAGAGCTGAAAGATCTTCTTTGCAACCCTCATCTTAGACAAATAATCTGCTCTGTTAACACCGCAGACAACAAATCCGACGCAATGAAGGCTGCCATGCAGGAGCCTCTGTTTGTGGAGTTTTCAGATCAGTGTTTGAAGGTTGTGGAGagtgaagaaaaaacattatcCAATGAAGAAGATGCATTTTAA
- the gusb gene encoding beta-glucuronidase, with protein sequence MFRVLCAFAALDAARLLDPGMLFPRESSSRERKELNGLWAFRADRSPSRNEGFQRAWYKSRLVETGPVIDMPVPASYNDVTQDPTLRDFVGWVWYEREVLVPARWITGGGTRVVLRVGSAHYYSIVWVNGVQATEHEGGHLPFEAEIGGLIPRDPAEPCRITIAVNNTLTLETLPPGTIQHLDNLSMYPPGFFVQNINFDFFNYAGIHRPVLLYTTPMAYVDDIAVVTDVVNGTGIVKYNISVRGPAATSLRVTLTDKDGHSVASSGGASGSLSVADVKAWWPYLMHEDPGYLYSLEVRLMAADERSAYEDVYALPVGIRTVRVTGSQFLINGKPFYFHGVNKHEDSDIRGKGFDWPLIVKDFNLLKWLGANSFRTSHYPYAEEILQMCDRHGIVVIDECPAVGIKDIRSFGKASLNHHLIVMEELVRRDKNHPSVVMWSVANEPASSMPPAGLYFQTVIQHTRSLDPTRPVTYVTNANYASDKGAPYVDVICVNSYFSWYHDPGYLEVIPIQLNTQFENWYGAYQKPIIQSEYGADAVSGLHSDPPVMFTEDYQKAVLRKYHEVFDRKRKEYVIGELIWNFADFMTAQDIKRVVGNKKGIFTRQRQPKAAAFVLRDRYWKLANETGKLPPWTNYQCSV encoded by the exons ATGTTCCGTGTTTTATGCGCGTTCGCGGCGTTGGACGCGGCCCGTCTTCTGGACCCCGGGATGCTCTTCCCCCGGGAGTCTTCCTCCAGGGAGCGGAAGGAGCTGAACGGGCTGTGGGCCTTCAGAGCCGACCGGTCCCCGAGCAGGAACGAGGGCTTCCAGAGGGCTTGGTATAAAAGTCGCCttgtggag ACCGGCCCGGTGATTGACATGCCAGTCCCCGCCAGCTACAATGACGTCACTCAGGACCCCACGCTGAGAGACTTCGTGGGGTGGGTGTGGTACGAGCGAGAGGTGCTGGTGCCCGCCCGCTGGATCACCGGTGGGGGAACAAGGGTGGTCCTCCGGGTGGGCAGCGCTCACTATTATTCAATAGTG TGGGTGAACGGCGTGCAGGCGACGGAGCACGAAGGCGGCCATCTTCCGTTTGAGGCCGAGATCGGAGGTTTAATCCCCCGAGACCCCGCCGAGCCGTGCAGGATCACCATAGCGGTGAACAACACGCTAACTCTGGAGACTCTTCCTCCGGGAACCATCCAGCATCTGGACAACCTCTCCAT GTATCCTCCGGGCTTCTTTGTGCAAAACATCAACTTCGACTTCTTCAACTACGCCGGGATACATCGGCCCGTGCTGCTGTACACGACTCCGATGGCTTACGTGGACGACATCGCCGTGGTGACGGACGTCGTGAACGGGACTG GCATTGTCAAATACAACATTTCAGTCCGAGGCCCCGCCGCAACCAGCCTGAGGGTGACTTTAACGGACAAAGATGGCCACAGCGTGGCCTCCTCCGGCGGCGCGTCCGGATCGCTCAGCGTGGCGGACGTTAAGGCGTGGTGGCCGTACCTGATGCACGAGGATCCGGGTTATCTCTACTCTCTGGAG GTTCGACTAATGGCCGCCGATGAGAGGTCGGCGTACGAGGACGTCTACGCTCTGCCGGTGGGCATCCGCACCGTCCGAGTTACCGGCAGTCAGTTTCTCATCAACGGCAAGCCGTTCTATTTCCACGGAGTCAACAAACACGAGGACTCTGAC aTTAGAGGGAAAGGCTTTGACTGGCCCCTGATTGTCAAAGACTTTAACTTGCTGAAGTGGTTGGGAGCCAACTCGTTCCGCACCAGCCACTACCCCTACGCGGAGGAGATCCTCCAGATGTGCGACCGCCATGGCATCGTGGTGATAGACGAATGCCCGGCGGTGGGCATCAAGGACAT TCGCAGCTTTGGCAAGGCGTCGTTGAACCACCACCTGATTGTCATGGAAGAACTTGTACGGCGAGACAAGAACCATCCCTCTGTGGTCATGTGGTCGGTGGCCAATGAGCCGGCTTCATCGATGCCCCCCGCTGGGCTCTATTTCCA AACTGTGATACAACATACCCGGTCCCTGGACCCCACCCGTCCCGTCACTTATGTCACCAACGCTAATTATGCCAGCGACAAAGGG GCTCCGTATGTGGACGTCATCTGTGTAAACAGCTACTTCTCCTGGTACCACGATCCGGGCTACCTGGAGGTCATCCCCATCCAGCTCAACACGCAGTTTGAGAACTGGTACGGGGCGTACCAGAAGCCTATCATCCAGAGTGAATACGGAGCGGACGCGGTGTCCGGACTTCACAGC GATCCACCCGTGATGTTTACTGAGGATTACCAGAAGGCCGTCTTGAGGAAATACCACGAGGTGTtcgacaggaagaggaaggagtaCGTCATCGGGGAACTCATCTGGAACTTTGCAGACTTCATGACCGCACAAG ATATCAAACGGGTGGTCGGGAACAAGAAGGGGATCTTCACCAGACAGAGGCAGCCCAAAGCAGCAGCCTTCGTCCTGAGGGATAGATACTGGAAACTGGCAAATGAGACTGGCAAACTGCCCCCGTGGACTAATTACCAGTGCTCTGTCTGA